A window of the Vibrio ostreae genome harbors these coding sequences:
- a CDS encoding methyl-accepting chemotaxis protein: protein MKLTLKQKLIGASLSAVVVMAAVLTWLSADKLSQQTHRGVLDRAEAISIAASKGISDWISIRKDITSAFNDYTEQQDMVPYLQQARNAGGFDDIFFGTPKGEMFRSHPERNRADYDPRTRPWYKDASAAGKQLITTAYQDAITNALLVTIAEPVRHNGQFAGVVGSDVLIDQLVNDVLAIDAGENAFAMLIDTQDGTFLAHPDKKLLLKPVNSVSKTFNMNMIEKASGESRLVELELNGRDSLFYFSKVPNTPWIFAIQMDRDTEFAAEDELLTGLLISAVIVTIIVVLIVSWLVSFLFQDLGRVSRALAEIASGEGDLTQRLEPRSDDEVGLLATNFNVFVGNMHTMILKLSHVSQSLSEQSKMTAQHAEERSARIRMQQDEINMVATAINEMAAATHEIAHNSENTARHSEESVTACRDGSNQVSQAQNSLNSLADEVRLATNVVTELEEHGNQISTILSTIQNIAEQTNLLALNAAIEAARAGEQGRGFAVVADEVRILSQRTHASTEEIQTMIETLQSTTKKAVGIMNDSRMLADTSVDDSHAAAASLTQIQHAVESISDMATQIASAAEEQASVTSEITRNTEGIRDVSNELAEEAHDAAAQAAALSDLSGELEQEIRRFKL from the coding sequence ATGAAACTGACTCTTAAGCAAAAACTCATTGGAGCAAGCTTGTCAGCTGTGGTGGTCATGGCCGCCGTACTGACCTGGCTGTCTGCTGACAAATTAAGTCAACAAACTCACCGTGGCGTTCTTGATCGGGCTGAAGCGATTTCAATTGCCGCTTCAAAAGGTATTTCCGACTGGATCTCCATTCGTAAAGATATCACTTCGGCGTTCAACGATTATACCGAACAACAGGACATGGTTCCGTACCTGCAACAAGCACGTAATGCTGGTGGTTTCGACGACATCTTCTTTGGTACACCGAAAGGAGAAATGTTTCGTTCTCATCCAGAGCGTAACCGCGCCGACTATGATCCTCGTACCCGTCCTTGGTATAAAGATGCCTCAGCGGCTGGTAAACAGCTGATCACAACAGCGTATCAGGACGCGATTACTAATGCTTTACTTGTGACCATCGCTGAACCTGTGCGTCACAACGGCCAGTTTGCCGGTGTGGTTGGTTCTGATGTACTGATCGACCAACTAGTGAATGATGTTCTGGCTATTGACGCCGGTGAAAATGCTTTTGCTATGTTGATCGATACCCAAGATGGTACGTTCCTGGCTCACCCGGATAAAAAGCTGCTGCTAAAACCAGTCAACAGCGTTTCGAAAACATTCAACATGAATATGATCGAAAAAGCATCAGGCGAAAGCCGTCTGGTTGAACTTGAGCTGAATGGACGTGACTCACTGTTTTACTTCAGCAAAGTACCCAATACGCCATGGATTTTTGCGATTCAGATGGATCGTGATACTGAATTCGCGGCCGAAGATGAATTGCTGACCGGTCTGCTGATATCTGCCGTGATCGTGACCATCATTGTGGTACTGATTGTGTCATGGCTGGTGAGCTTCCTGTTCCAGGATCTGGGCCGCGTATCGCGTGCTCTGGCTGAAATTGCTTCTGGTGAAGGCGACCTGACTCAGCGTCTGGAACCGCGCAGTGACGATGAAGTGGGCCTGTTGGCCACTAACTTCAACGTGTTTGTCGGCAACATGCACACCATGATTCTCAAGTTAAGCCATGTATCACAATCTCTGTCTGAGCAGTCGAAAATGACCGCACAGCATGCAGAAGAGCGTAGTGCTCGTATCCGCATGCAGCAGGATGAAATCAACATGGTGGCGACGGCGATTAATGAGATGGCGGCGGCCACTCATGAGATTGCCCACAACTCAGAAAATACCGCTCGTCACTCAGAAGAGTCTGTAACGGCGTGCCGTGATGGTTCAAACCAGGTATCTCAGGCGCAGAACTCACTGAACTCTTTGGCGGATGAAGTTCGTCTCGCAACCAATGTTGTGACTGAACTGGAAGAGCACGGTAATCAGATCAGCACTATTTTGTCGACCATTCAGAACATTGCTGAGCAAACTAACCTGTTGGCTCTGAATGCCGCGATTGAAGCGGCACGTGCCGGTGAACAAGGTCGTGGTTTTGCGGTGGTTGCTGATGAAGTGCGTATTCTGAGTCAGCGTACCCACGCATCGACAGAAGAGATCCAAACCATGATCGAAACGCTGCAGTCTACGACTAAGAAAGCGGTGGGTATCATGAATGACAGCCGTATGCTGGCTGACACCAGTGTCGATGACTCACATGCCGCGGCAGCCAGTCTGACACAGATCCAGCATGCTGTTGAAAGCATCAGTGATATGGCCACTCAGATTGCCTCAGCGGCGGAAGAGCAGGCATCAGTGACCTCGGAAATCACCCGAAATACTGAAGGCATCCGTGATGTGTCAAATGAACT